Genomic segment of Octadecabacter arcticus 238:
ATCGGCCACGTACGTAACTACACGATGGGCGACGTAATCGCGCGTTATAAACTGGCAACGGGCCACAACGTCCTACACCCCATGGGCTTTGACGCCTTCGGGATGCCGGCTGAAAACGCGGCGATGCAAACCGGCATTCACCCCAAGGATTACACCTACCAGAATATCGACGACATGGTCGCGCAGATGAAACCGCTTGGCCTTGGTATTGATTGGTCCCGCATGTTCGCGACCTGTGATCCCGAATACTACGGCCAACAGCAGTCGCTGTTTATCGACATGCTGGATGCGGGTATGATTGATCGCAAAAATGCGACCGTGAACTGGGATCCGGTCGACATGACCGTTCTGGCCAACGAACAGGTGATCGACGGCAAAGGCTGGCGATCCGGCGCCGAGGTCGAACGCAAAGACCTGACACAATGGTTCTTCAAAATCTCCGATTACGCAGATGAGCTGCTTGAAGCGCTGGACGGTTTGGACAATTGGCCCGCCAAGGTCAAACTGATGCAGGCAAATTGGATCGGTAAATCGCGCGGGCTGCAGTTTGCGTTCTCGCTTGTTGAAAACGTCGGCGGACGTGACCGGATTGAGGTTTACACAACCCGTCCCGATACGCTCATGGGCGCGTCGTTTGTCGGCATTTCGCCCGACCACCCGATCGCCAAAGAGATGGAACAGGTTAACCCTGACCTCGCCGCGTTTAACGCAGAATGCCGCAAGGGTGGCACGACCGCCGAAGCCTTGGAAAAAGCCGAAAAGATGGGTTTTGACACGGGCCTGCGCGTGCGCCACCCGTTTGATACATCGTGGGAACTGCCCGTCTACGTCGCCAACTTCATCATGATGGACTATGGCACCGGCGCGATCTTTGGCTGCCCCGCACACGACCAGCGCGACTTTGACTTCGCCAAGAAGTACGACCTCCCGATTATCCCGACTTTCCTCCCGTCCGAAGATAGCGACCCCGAACTGACAGAAGCCTTCGTGCCCACCAAAACCGATATGGTTCACTGGACAGCACCGTTCGCGTGGGACCCCGCAACCAACGGTGCAGACGCAATCAACGCCGCGATTGATTTCTGTGAAGCCAACGGTGTAGGCCAAGGTGTGACCAAGTTCCGACTGCGCGATTGGGGCTTGTCGCGCCAACGCTACTGGGGCGCGCCGATCCCTGTTGTGCATTGCGACGACTGTGGCGTGGTGCCGGAGAAGAAGGAAAACCTCCCCGTTGAACTGCCCTACGATGTGTCCTTCGACATTCCCGGCAACCCGCTTGATCGCCACCCCACATGGCGCAACACGCCTTGCCCTGCGTGCGGCAAGGCTTCGCTTCGCGAAACCGACACGATGGACACGTTTGTGGATTCCAGCTGGTATTTCGCGCGCTTCACAGCGCCCCACGCACTGACACCAACGCAGGCCGAAGACGCCGCCTATTGGATGAACGTCGATCAATACATCGGCGGTATTGAACACGCGATCCTGCACCTGCTGTATTCGCGTTTCTTTGCCCGCGCGATGCACAAGACGGGCCATTTGCCCGCGACCGCCATCGAACCGTTTGATGCGTTGTTCACCCAAGGCATGGTGACGCACGCAATTTTCAAGACCGAATCTGCAGATGGTCGTCCAGTCTATCACTACCCAGAAGCCGTTGACCTACGCGACGGCGGGGGCTTCCTGAAAGATGGCACTCAAGTCGACATCATCCCCTCCGCGAAAATGTCGAAATCCAAAAACAATGTGGTCGACCCCGTGGCAATCATCGAACAATACGGCGCGGATACCGCCCGCTGGTTCGTCTTGTCCGACAGCCCACCCGAACGCGACGTCGAATGGACAGCGTCAGGCGCGGAAGCGACATTCAAACACCTGTCACGCGTCCACCGCATTGCCTGTGATATTGCTGAAAACACTGACGCGGCGAACGACCAAGACGAAGCCCTGCTGCGCGACATGCACAAAGCGATCTTTGAAGTCACGCAGGGTGTGGAATCGTTTGGGTTCAACGCTTCAATCGCGAAACTCTATGGGTTCACGAACGCGATTGCCAAATCCAAGGCAGGCAGCGACGCAAAGCGCACAGCAATGAAGACCCTCGCTCAATTGATGTCCCCGATGACACCACACTTGGCCGAAGACATTTGGGAAATGTTGGGAGGAGCAGCACTGATCGCCAACGCGCCTTGGCCCGTCGCGATTGAATCGATGATGATTGAGGAGACGATCACCATGCCTATTCAAATCAATGGCAAACGTCGGTCAGAAATCGCCGTGCCAAAAGACATGGGCAAGGAAGAGGTTGAAAAACTCGCGCTCGCGGACAAGGCTGTGATTAAGGCTTTGGAGGGCGGACAACCCAAAAAGCTTATCGTTGTACCAGGCCGGATCATCAATGTTGTCATCTGACCGACGCGCCTTTCTAACGCGAATTACGGCCTTACCTGTCTTAGGACTGCTCGCCGGATGCGGATTTACGCCCGTTTATGGCGCAGATGGCGCGGCGCGCAATTTGCGTGGTCGGATCGCCTACCGCGCACCCAACACACCCGAAGGCTTCCGTCTGCGTACGCGACTGGAGGACCGATTCGGCCGTGTTGAACGCGGGGATTATTTGCTCACAGTGCAGCTCGAGATCGAAGAAGACGCAATCGTCATCAGTTCCGCACAAGATATTAACCGCTTTAACCTGCCGGGCAAGGCGATGTGGACCCTGACTGAACCGGGCAATGACACACCGCTCGCGTCCGGTATCGCGCAGACATTCACGGCCTATTCGGCGTTTGGCACCACCGTCGCCACCAGCGAAGCACAAGACGACGCGCACGACCGGTTGGCGGTGGCCCTTGCGGATTTGATCGTGACAGACATCATCGTCGCCTCCGCAGGCGTGGCCGCAAATATTTCGTCGCAGGACCGCTGACCAATGAAGCTGTCCGTCCGTGACGCAAATTCCTATTTCCGCAAGCCTGATCCGAACGGCGCGGGCATTCTAATTTACGGCGGTGACGCGATGCGGGTCGCGCTGAAACGCCAAGACGTGATCAAAACCCTTGTCGGGCCCAATGGGGAAGAAGAAATGCGACTGACGCGGATGTCGGGCGCTGATCTGCGCAAGGACCCCGCGCTGCTTGGTGATGCGATCAAAGCGCAAGGGTTTTTCCCCGGACCGCGTGTGGTTTTCGTCGAAGAAGTGACCGATGTTGCGGCAAAGGCGATCATCCCTGCACTGAAAGATTGGGTTGCTGGGGACGCGCAGGTTGTTGTGACGGCAGGCCAGTTGGCCGCAAAGTCATCCCTGCGTAAATTGTTCGAAAGCCACCCGTCCGCCTATGCCGCTGGCATTTATGACGACCCACCCACGCGCGACGAAATTGAAACCGCGCTGCGTGTTGCCGGCCTTAATAATATTGACCGTGATGCGATGGATTTGATTGCAGCACTATCGCGTGAGATGGCGCCGGGGGATTTGCGCCAAACCATTGAAAAACTCGGCCTCTATATGGCAGGTGAAACTGCGGCGGTGACGGTCAGCGACGTTGAAGCCTGCGCGCCCCTCTCCAACGAGGCGGCACTGGATGATATTTTGAACGCTGTAGCGGACCTCAAAGCGACTGAGATCGGTCCAATCCTAAGCCGTCTATACGCCCAAGGCACGCAACCCGTGGCGCTGTGCATAGGAGCGATGCGCCACTTTCGTCAGCTGCACGTTGTGGCATCCGATCCAGGTGGGCCGCTCGCGGGCATCGGACGTTTGCGTCCACCCGTATTCGGGCCGCGTCGTGACCGGATCGTGCGTCAGGCCAGCACGTGGGGTCGATTCAGATTAGAACGCGCGCTTGGCACAATTACAGATGCAGACCTGACCTTGAGGTCGTCCAGCACCGCGCCCGACCGCGCCTTGGTGGAACGCATGTTTATCCGTCTGGCAATGTTAGGCCGTAGTCGGGGCTAGCATCCGTCAGCGCCAGACACCGGAATCGAAAAAGGCAGACGCGAGGCCTGCCTTTTCCAAATTCCTAGTCGTGACGTTCGGCTTAGTTAGGTGCCGGTGCCACTACCAGAGTTGGAGGCGGAGGCACCTGCGCCAAGCAAGAAGAGGATAAGTATAGCAGATTCTTCAGCAGTAAGGCCCATAAGCGCGAGGCTACCTGCGGAACTAGCTGGGGTACTACCTGCTAGGCTTGGGCCCATGTTCTTTTCAATCATAACGATGTCACCAGTTGGTGTCGTAACGTTCTGAGCGATTGCTGTTGTGAACATGGCGCCAATTGCTGTGGCGGCGAAAAGTGTCTTGATCTTCATACGGGTACTCCAATTCTTTTACATACTCATCAGACCCGCGGGTGCCAACGAGCAGACCGTCATCAAAAACGAAGCTCACGCCTTCGAGGCTGAGCCACGTGACTTTGCTGCCATTCGCGCGACCAAAAAAGACCAATCCAGTTGCACCCCTAGACAAGATGCTGAGCCGCAACAGACCGACGTCCTGCGCGTCGATAAACGCGCGCGTCAATGTCTGACCCTCTGTTGCGAACCCCGAATCGCCCGCGGTAACGTCACCTGCACCGTCAGAGGCCACAGCACCGGTTATTCCCGCAAGGACACCTTTTAGTGCGTTGTTGTTTGCATTGTCTTGCTGGAGAGGCCCGCACCCCGTTAAGGCCGTCAATACGACACAGCCAAGTCCAGTGATCCATGTCATCTTCATCGCCAGAACCGTCCCCAATTTTCCGCCATCTGTCCTTGGTGCCCTCCCTCGACCACATCGTAAAGACGCCCCTCGATGTTCAGCCACGCACCACCGTCACGCGACAGCGAACTTAGGTTCGTTACATTTGTGTCTCGAGATGGTGCGCCGAACAACCAATCAGCTGGGATCTCGATGCGGATCCCCTTGTCGAATGATCCTTCACCAAAGTCATCAAACGGCACATCCGTTAGAGTGAAGTACGCCCCAACCTTCCAGCCGTTTTCGAATTCACGATCAAGACTGAATGTTGCACCGATATCACCCGCTAAATACTGACTAATATCGACCTGAGCCTCAAAGCCATTGTCAAAATCGTAATAGGCCGACACATGCCCTGTGACGGCATCATAGTCTTGGAACCCAAAACCGAGATCAAAATCGCGCTGCGTGGCGTAATTCACCTCTGCGCCCAATGCGAATTGGCTGTCCACAGGTTTCCACAGAACTTCGGCAGACACCCCACCATACATCCGTTCAAGATAGCCGAGTGACACCCGTGAATAGAGATCACGACCGGGTCGCCCTTACCAAGACAGAGACACGTTCTCAATTCCGCCACCACTTTCAGCACCGTAGCGCTGCCCTTCGCGGCGAACGGGCGGCAGAGTCGAGCGCGCAATTGAACCGACTTCGTCGCAGTTGCCCAAAATCCGTTGACGGTACGCGCCTGAGAGAATCAAATTGGGACGCAATTCGTATTCGAAACTCGCCTCGAGCCCGACGTCGCCGCGTGCGGGTTTATTTCCGTCAAACAGCGTTATTTCGAGGTAAGGTGCAACGCCCCACAAGAATGCAGAGGTAGGATCATCCCAGCCAATTGTTGGCGCTGGACCAGCCGCATCACTAAACCCTGCACGATCATATGACAGGGCCGCAGCATTGGGGGCATTTTCCAACATCTCAAGATCGCCGCGGCGCAGTGTAACTGCGGACAAAGCGATACCACGTTGGATAGGCTCAAGAATAAAGGTTTCTACATTCGCGGGAGCAAACGGCGTCAACAAATGCGCAACACGCCCGACACCCTGCGCTTCGGCCCGGAAGTCATTATTCTGATACCGCAGGCGCATTGTGCTGCCCGTGATCTCCGCTGCGATCAGGCGGAAACCAAGCGCGTCCATGATTGGTCCAAGGGCGTTAACGCTCTCCGCCTGAACCTGTGGCGTGTCCCAAGATGCGGCCGCAGCCAAGCTGGCACCGCGCGGCGCAACCGGAATAGGAGATGTTTCCATCCCACTGGGGAATTTTGCCGATGCTGGATCGATCACAAAGGTCGCTGAAAAACCCAAGTCTGTGCCGTACATATAATACGCACCCAGTTGGTAGCTGCTGTTGGGCTGCCAAGCTACACCAAAATTAAGCGGTGATTCGCGGTCAAACCCGACAAGCTTTGTTTCAAAGTCATAGGCATCGGACGAATATTCGGCCAGCGCGGTCCATTCATCATTGATGCGCCATTCGACTCCACCAAAAAATGCGGCATCCCCACGGAAAAATTGGCCCGCAAGAACGGTTCCACCCGTGATAATACTGTCGTCCGGTCGGGTTTCAAACGCATCGTCGATAAGACCAAGAGGGTTGGAAAATCCATTCACAGACCCCAAACGACCCCAACCCAAACCAGCGGTCGCGCGCACATTCGGGCTTAGCGTTTTTTGTCGCGACCACGTATTCGCTGCTGCAGCGGCCTGTACCAAGGAAGTCGCGCAGACCAACGGCTATAGCGGGGCGATACTGCCCTTCGCTTGCGATTTGATACTGCAAATCAAAACTACGGTCGTAGGTGTCGATCAATGAGTATCGAAAACTACCTGTGACACGCGGCAAGACCTGAAACGAAAATGTCGCACGCTGCGTCTCACCAAAGGCCGCAATGGTTGCCGAAAGCTCAGCATCTGCCGGTGCCACGGCTGACGGCATATCGATTATGCCGGGCGTACCATACAGGGTGTAGTTTGCCCGCCAATCATCTTGCGCGGCAACAGAGGTCGCAGAAATCGCGGCAACCATTATACTATACTCCCGCGCCTGAATTGACCTGAGGTTTTCCCCTCAAATCACTTTGTATTCCTTGAGCGATATGACGCGGAAGTTGTCGGTGACGGTGTCGCGAAACTCTGGCCATTTTTCTGGCAGGGTCTTGCGGAAGAAGTCGAAAATGGCCTCTGTGAATTGGTTGAACGTTGCATAGTGCCGATTGTGGGTGACCCATTTGTGCATAACACCCCAAAGACGCTCGATCGGGTTGAGGTGCGGGGCATATGCTGGCAAGAAATGCAACTTCACCCGACGTTCTGGGCTGTCCAGCCATGGCTGTAGTATCTTGGCATGATGATAGCGGGCATTGTCGACAAAGACGTGGATGGCCGTCTTGGTTTGGTTGTTGCGTTCCAACTTTTCCAGCATCTGTCGGGTTGTCTGGGCATTGATCTTCTCGCCTTCCACAAAGGTGAACTGGAAAGTCTCAAGGTCAAGCGCGCCCTGAATGTTGAGCCGCTTGCGCCCTGATGTCGCCTTCAGGGCCGTCTTTTGTCCCTTGGGGAACCAACCATGGGCGGGGCGGCTCTGGTGTTCGGGGTGGACAGCGTCCGAAAAGACAACCATCTCATCTGCGGCCAACCCGTTCATCAGGGCCTCATATTTGGCAATAAACGCAGCCTGCTTGGCTTCATCGGCCTGTGCAGGCAGTAATTGTGGTTTCTTATACGCGAACCCCAGGCGGCGCATCAGCTTGGCGGCTCCCGACGTGCTGTAGTTTTGGTCGCACTCGGCTAGAACATAGGCACAGACCTCATCGGCATTGCGGGCAGGCTGCGCGGTGAAATGGGCTCTCACCGCCTGCTCTTGCACGACGGACAAATGACCCTGACGCTGGCTGTAGTCCTTCAGACCGAAAAACGATAGTCCCACACCGGCAAAGGCAAATCGCCACTCCGTCAAAACTGTCGGGCCAATATCCAAAATCCGGCAAACCGTTCCGGCGTCTTCTCCTGCGTCCAAAAGAAGAAACGCGCGCGCCCGTTTCCAAACAAGGGCGTCAACTTTGCGGCGGCGGCAAAGCGCTTCAAGTGCTATGCGCTGCTCGTCGGATAAGGAGACTGTTTTGTATTGCTTGCTCATAAACTCAAAATACAGACTGAACCGCCTTTGGCCATGCGACGAAGTGAATCGCAGGCCCAAAATCGTCAGGTCAATTCAGGCGCAGGAGTATAATACACTTAAAAATTCGTAACTCCCAAGCACCCCAGCCGATAACGGGTTTTTGTCAGTTTTGATGTGAGTCTCCTTAGCCATTAGGCGCATGAATTTTCTGTTGTGGTCTGAATTTCGTGGCGCTGTGACGATTTCTCTGAATCATTGGTGGAATGGACCAAGTTACTGCTCTTGAACAACCCCTTGCCACGGCTCAGCGCTGGATCGCCGAGTTGGAAGCCGCGTTGGCGAGCATGGCGCAAGAGAATGCGGATCTGCGGCGTCAGTTGGCCAAGAACAGCAGTAATAGCAGCAAGCCGCCTTCGAGTGATGGGTTGAAGAAGCCGGTACCGCGTAGCCTGCGTGGTAAGTCCGGTAAGAAAAGTGGTGGCTAAGTTGGCCACCGAGGCGACACCCTACGTCAGACCGCAACGCCTGACTTTGTGGAGCGACATGAGGCTGAGGCCTGTGGCACCTGTCAGCATGGCTTGACGGCTGGGATGATCAAGGCGGTGGAGAGGCGTCAGGTTTATGACATACCGGTGCCGCGTCTGGAGGTCACAGAGCATCAGGCAGCGATTTATTGTTGTGGCTATTGCCGAGCCACGACGACAGCCACCTTTCCCGATGGCGTGAATGCACACGTGCAATACGGTAAGCGCATTCGGGCGGCGGCGGTCTACTGCAATGTTCAGCAGCTGATCCCCGAGGATCGGGTCTGCCAACTCCTGCGTGATTTGTTTGGTGCCACCAGCCTATGCGCGGCCAGCGTGACCAACTGGGTGAACGGCACAGCGCGTACCTTGGGTGGCGTCGTCGAACACATTCTGGCCCGGCTCAATGAAGGCGGCGTTCGGCATCTGGATGAGACCGGACTTCGTGTTGCTGGTAAGCTGCACTGGCTGCACTCAATCAGCGATCTCGCCTTCACGCATTATCGCATCAGCGCCAAGCGCGGTGCTGTTCCATCCTTCCTGACCGGCGGGACAATTGTTCATGACCACTGGAAGTCCTATTACGCCCATATGAGTGGGGTGGACGCGCACGCCCTGTGCGGGGCGCATCATTTACGGGAACTCAAGGCCATCGAAGAAATCGAAAAGGAGCCGTGGGCGTGCGCGATGAGCGTGCTGCGCAACAGCGCCAATCAGCTCAAGTGCGCGGCTCAGGGGCGAGGCGAGACCGAACTCCCCACGTCGGTTCACCACGGCATCCTCA
This window contains:
- the holA gene encoding DNA polymerase III subunit delta → MKLSVRDANSYFRKPDPNGAGILIYGGDAMRVALKRQDVIKTLVGPNGEEEMRLTRMSGADLRKDPALLGDAIKAQGFFPGPRVVFVEEVTDVAAKAIIPALKDWVAGDAQVVVTAGQLAAKSSLRKLFESHPSAYAAGIYDDPPTRDEIETALRVAGLNNIDRDAMDLIAALSREMAPGDLRQTIEKLGLYMAGETAAVTVSDVEACAPLSNEAALDDILNAVADLKATEIGPILSRLYAQGTQPVALCIGAMRHFRQLHVVASDPGGPLAGIGRLRPPVFGPRRDRIVRQASTWGRFRLERALGTITDADLTLRSSSTAPDRALVERMFIRLAMLGRSRG
- the lptE gene encoding LPS assembly lipoprotein LptE, giving the protein MLSSDRRAFLTRITALPVLGLLAGCGFTPVYGADGAARNLRGRIAYRAPNTPEGFRLRTRLEDRFGRVERGDYLLTVQLEIEEDAIVISSAQDINRFNLPGKAMWTLTEPGNDTPLASGIAQTFTAYSAFGTTVATSEAQDDAHDRLAVALADLIVTDIIVASAGVAANISSQDR
- the leuS gene encoding leucine--tRNA ligase, whose translation is MAPYTPSEIEAKWQAAWDKAETFKTTRSDDKPKYYVLEMFPYPSGRIHIGHVRNYTMGDVIARYKLATGHNVLHPMGFDAFGMPAENAAMQTGIHPKDYTYQNIDDMVAQMKPLGLGIDWSRMFATCDPEYYGQQQSLFIDMLDAGMIDRKNATVNWDPVDMTVLANEQVIDGKGWRSGAEVERKDLTQWFFKISDYADELLEALDGLDNWPAKVKLMQANWIGKSRGLQFAFSLVENVGGRDRIEVYTTRPDTLMGASFVGISPDHPIAKEMEQVNPDLAAFNAECRKGGTTAEALEKAEKMGFDTGLRVRHPFDTSWELPVYVANFIMMDYGTGAIFGCPAHDQRDFDFAKKYDLPIIPTFLPSEDSDPELTEAFVPTKTDMVHWTAPFAWDPATNGADAINAAIDFCEANGVGQGVTKFRLRDWGLSRQRYWGAPIPVVHCDDCGVVPEKKENLPVELPYDVSFDIPGNPLDRHPTWRNTPCPACGKASLRETDTMDTFVDSSWYFARFTAPHALTPTQAEDAAYWMNVDQYIGGIEHAILHLLYSRFFARAMHKTGHLPATAIEPFDALFTQGMVTHAIFKTESADGRPVYHYPEAVDLRDGGGFLKDGTQVDIIPSAKMSKSKNNVVDPVAIIEQYGADTARWFVLSDSPPERDVEWTASGAEATFKHLSRVHRIACDIAENTDAANDQDEALLRDMHKAIFEVTQGVESFGFNASIAKLYGFTNAIAKSKAGSDAKRTAMKTLAQLMSPMTPHLAEDIWEMLGGAALIANAPWPVAIESMMIEETITMPIQINGKRRSEIAVPKDMGKEEVEKLALADKAVIKALEGGQPKKLIVVPGRIINVVI
- a CDS encoding YjbH domain-containing protein, producing MVAAISATSVAAQDDWRANYTLYGTPGIIDMPSAVAPADAELSATIAAFGETQRATFSFQVLPRVTGSFRYSLIDTYDRSFDLQYQIASEGQYRPAIAVGLRDFLGTGRCSSEYVVATKNAKPECARDRWFGLGSFGVCEWIFQPSWSYRRCV
- a CDS encoding IS630 family transposase, which encodes MSKQYKTVSLSDEQRIALEALCRRRKVDALVWKRARAFLLLDAGEDAGTVCRILDIGPTVLTEWRFAFAGVGLSFFGLKDYSQRQGHLSVVQEQAVRAHFTAQPARNADEVCAYVLAECDQNYSTSGAAKLMRRLGFAYKKPQLLPAQADEAKQAAFIAKYEALMNGLAADEMVVFSDAVHPEHQSRPAHGWFPKGQKTALKATSGRKRLNIQGALDLETFQFTFVEGEKINAQTTRQMLEKLERNNQTKTAIHVFVDNARYHHAKILQPWLDSPERRVKLHFLPAYAPHLNPIERLWGVMHKWVTHNRHYATFNQFTEAIFDFFRKTLPEKWPEFRDTVTDNFRVISLKEYKVI
- a CDS encoding DUF6444 domain-containing protein gives rise to the protein MDQVTALEQPLATAQRWIAELEAALASMAQENADLRRQLAKNSSNSSKPPSSDGLKKPVPRSLRGKSGKKSGG